From Acidimicrobiales bacterium, one genomic window encodes:
- a CDS encoding magnesium transporter: protein MGTADVRLRRAGRALSGGDPRAYRDSLAALTIAAITSLVAGVTLALTTDTLEELPGLLLLVPAALAVKGNIFGALGSRLGTSIHAGTFRVSPRLDSVVGANVTAALLLSLVIAVAIALLAKGVSVVFSISPTMSIADFVVVSATGGVLASVFILAITLLLAAGSVRFGWDLDNVVSPLVTATSDVVSLPALVVAASLASVDGVTPVIAAVLVAASAGGLAWALVTKAHLLRVIVRESVPILVFAGLLDLIAGITIEKRLEDFLEFPVLLVLLPGFLGTAGALGGVLSSRLATKLHLGLIEPGPIPRGDAGAEIAMIFSLSLPVFMIAGLVAEIGGIVAGQASPGLVDLVLVAVIGGVAATSCVVIVAYYATVVAVRFGLDPDTYGIPMVTSTLDFVGAFTLILAIVAVGVA, encoded by the coding sequence GTGGGAACCGCCGATGTTCGTCTGCGGCGTGCGGGACGTGCGCTGTCCGGAGGTGACCCCCGCGCGTACCGCGACAGCCTCGCGGCCCTCACGATCGCGGCGATCACGAGCCTCGTCGCGGGGGTGACCCTTGCACTGACGACCGACACCCTCGAGGAACTCCCCGGGCTGCTGCTGCTCGTGCCGGCCGCCCTCGCGGTGAAGGGCAACATCTTCGGCGCACTCGGCAGTCGCCTCGGCACCAGCATCCACGCCGGCACGTTCCGAGTGAGCCCACGGCTCGATTCGGTCGTCGGTGCCAACGTCACGGCGGCTCTACTCCTGAGCCTCGTCATCGCCGTGGCGATCGCCCTCCTGGCGAAGGGGGTCTCGGTCGTCTTCTCGATCTCGCCGACGATGTCGATCGCCGATTTCGTCGTGGTCTCCGCGACGGGCGGCGTTCTCGCGTCGGTGTTCATCCTCGCGATCACCCTCCTGCTGGCGGCTGGATCCGTGCGCTTCGGATGGGATCTCGACAATGTCGTGTCCCCCCTCGTGACGGCCACGAGCGATGTCGTCAGCCTCCCCGCCCTCGTCGTGGCGGCGTCGCTCGCCAGCGTCGACGGGGTGACGCCCGTGATCGCCGCGGTGCTCGTGGCTGCGTCGGCCGGCGGGTTGGCCTGGGCGCTCGTCACGAAGGCCCATCTGCTCCGTGTGATCGTTCGCGAATCGGTGCCGATCCTGGTGTTCGCCGGTCTTCTCGACCTGATCGCCGGGATCACCATCGAGAAGCGTCTGGAGGACTTTCTCGAGTTCCCCGTGTTGCTGGTGCTCCTCCCGGGGTTCCTCGGGACGGCGGGCGCGCTCGGCGGCGTGCTCTCGAGCCGGCTCGCCACCAAGCTGCATCTCGGCCTGATCGAACCGGGACCGATTCCGCGGGGCGACGCCGGCGCCGAGATCGCCATGATCTTCTCGTTGTCCCTGCCCGTCTTCATGATTGCCGGGCTCGTCGCCGAGATCGGCGGGATCGTCGCCGGCCAGGCCAGTCCGGGTCTCGTCGACCTCGTGCTCGTCGCCGTGATCGGCGGTGTGGCCGCGACCAGCTGTGTGGTGATCGTCGCGTACTACGCGACGGTCGTCGCCGTGCGATTCGGCCTCGATCCCGACACCTACGGCATTCCGATGGTGACCTCGACGCTCGATTTCGTCGGGGCGTTCACCCTGATTCTGGCCATCGTGGCCGTGGGAGTTGCATAG
- a CDS encoding nitronate monooxygenase produces the protein MQTRVTEMLGIDIPIVQAPMGWIARSQLASAVSIAGGLGIIETSSGELDVIKDEIARMRELTDRPWGVNVAQHFVRDLDGLFAFLVEQQVSFVTTSAGDPAVLAPRLKDAGVTVFHVVPSVRGAEKAVAAGVDGVVVEGIEGGGFKSVDGPSTLVLVPEIAARFPDLPIIAAGGFVDGPSMAAAFALGADGVQMGTRMVASLESPIHDNWKQAIVAGRETDTVLVNRNFRPAMRTMKTERTVRLDADNEPATLGLDAMMRTYFGGDMEAGLAMSGQVQGRIHSVEPVADILTSAWTDCQKVLVELGRRASLTAGSTSK, from the coding sequence ATGCAGACACGCGTCACCGAAATGCTGGGGATCGACATCCCGATCGTGCAGGCCCCGATGGGTTGGATCGCCCGATCACAACTCGCCTCGGCGGTTTCGATCGCCGGCGGTCTCGGCATCATCGAGACGTCGTCCGGCGAGCTCGACGTCATCAAGGACGAGATCGCCAGGATGCGTGAGCTCACCGATCGCCCGTGGGGTGTCAATGTCGCGCAGCACTTCGTGCGGGACCTCGACGGCCTCTTCGCCTTCCTCGTCGAGCAGCAGGTCTCGTTCGTGACCACCTCGGCCGGAGATCCGGCCGTACTGGCACCGCGGCTGAAGGATGCCGGTGTGACCGTCTTCCATGTCGTGCCCTCGGTTCGTGGCGCGGAGAAGGCGGTCGCCGCGGGCGTCGACGGTGTGGTCGTCGAGGGCATCGAGGGTGGCGGCTTCAAGTCGGTCGACGGACCCTCCACCCTGGTCCTCGTCCCTGAGATCGCGGCGAGGTTCCCCGACCTTCCGATCATCGCCGCCGGTGGGTTCGTCGACGGTCCGTCGATGGCGGCCGCGTTCGCCCTCGGCGCCGACGGGGTACAGATGGGCACACGGATGGTCGCCTCGCTCGAATCACCGATTCACGACAATTGGAAGCAGGCGATCGTTGCCGGCAGGGAAACCGACACCGTGCTCGTCAACCGCAACTTTCGGCCGGCCATGCGGACGATGAAGACCGAGAGGACCGTTCGTCTCGACGCCGACAACGAGCCGGCCACCCTCGGACTCGACGCGATGATGCGCACCTACTTCGGTGGCGACATGGAGGCGGGCCTCGCGATGAGCGGGCAGGTGCAGGGTCGGATCCACTCGGTGGAACCGGTCGCCGACATCCTCACATCGGCGTGGACCGACTGTCAGAAGGTGCTCGTCGAGTTGGGCCGACGGGCCTCCCTGACCGCAGGTTCGACCTCGAAGTAG
- a CDS encoding TrkA C-terminal domain-containing protein, giving the protein MDDRPRNLREMLAEAKDLSELMVDLAYASLFFGDPDMAEEVGELEDTMNDLVQDMRGVCIMAVRRPKESEGMSSVLQVISAIERIANDAVDIARIVTHKLGIPAELVVNLSAAEEVSHRVLVSEGSHMAHRALAAHELPVQTGMRVMAIRRERHWITDVHGDIVLVPGDVLFLRGSPDGITRLRELAAAAPWQPPQAPEDTFTTDLDRAVEVLVEMKNLSEVAVGLAYSALVLADIGLAAEVRQLEDRLDEMKDRLELWVLRAASDKVDPSPLRGLLHLSQAAEDIGDQARQMVWLIEHREDVHPILGLALGDSDEVAVRVPVAAGSEADQALLSQLRLNIESGFTVLAIRRGGQYLYRPGGRTRLLAGDELIASGPDEGRALLALRCGWRLVDPDGDGAMELEPVRAG; this is encoded by the coding sequence ATGGACGACAGACCCCGCAACCTGCGTGAGATGCTGGCCGAAGCGAAGGACCTGTCCGAACTGATGGTCGATCTCGCGTATGCCTCGCTGTTCTTCGGCGACCCCGACATGGCCGAAGAGGTCGGTGAGCTCGAGGACACGATGAACGACCTCGTGCAGGACATGCGTGGCGTCTGCATCATGGCCGTGCGGCGACCGAAGGAATCCGAGGGCATGTCGTCGGTGCTCCAGGTGATCAGCGCCATCGAGCGCATCGCCAACGACGCGGTCGACATCGCCCGCATCGTGACCCACAAGCTCGGCATCCCGGCCGAACTCGTCGTCAACCTCTCCGCGGCCGAAGAGGTCAGTCATCGGGTACTCGTGTCCGAGGGATCCCACATGGCCCATCGCGCGCTCGCCGCGCACGAACTGCCGGTGCAGACCGGGATGCGGGTGATGGCGATCCGTCGTGAGCGGCACTGGATCACCGACGTGCACGGCGACATCGTCCTCGTCCCCGGCGATGTCCTGTTCCTGCGCGGCTCGCCCGACGGGATCACCCGGCTGCGCGAGCTCGCCGCAGCGGCCCCGTGGCAGCCGCCGCAGGCGCCGGAGGACACGTTCACCACCGATCTCGACCGGGCCGTCGAGGTGCTCGTCGAGATGAAGAACCTGTCCGAGGTCGCCGTGGGACTCGCGTACTCCGCGCTGGTACTCGCCGACATCGGACTCGCGGCAGAGGTGCGCCAACTCGAGGACCGTCTCGACGAGATGAAGGACCGGCTGGAGTTGTGGGTCCTGCGGGCGGCGAGCGACAAGGTCGACCCATCGCCGCTGCGCGGGCTGCTCCATCTCTCGCAGGCGGCCGAGGACATCGGTGATCAGGCCCGCCAGATGGTGTGGTTGATCGAGCATCGCGAAGACGTGCATCCCATTCTCGGTCTGGCCCTGGGGGACAGCGACGAGGTCGCCGTGCGGGTTCCGGTGGCCGCGGGGAGCGAAGCCGATCAGGCCCTGCTCTCGCAGCTGCGACTCAACATCGAATCGGGGTTCACCGTGCTGGCGATTCGCCGGGGCGGTCAGTACCTGTACCGGCCGGGCGGGCGGACTCGCCTGCTGGCCGGCGACGAGTTGATCGCCAGCGGTCCCGACGAGGGCCGTGCGCTGCTGGCGCTGCGCTGCGGGTGGCGACTCGTCGACCCCGATGGCGACGGTGCGATGGAGCTGGAGCCGGTCCGAGCCGGGTAG
- a CDS encoding LemA family protein, which translates to MSPLVVTLVVAGIVASSAIISFNRFISQRNLITNSWSNVETELRRRYDLIPNLVETVGGYAAHEKSTLTEVIEARAGAVAQDGDAAEQAQAENILVEGLRHLLAVSEAYPELVASEHFLVLQRELVTTEDRIQAARRLFNGNVRDYNRRIEAIPSRFVAAVGRFRKADYFEVEPAVREARRPNSTSTF; encoded by the coding sequence ATGTCGCCGCTCGTCGTCACCCTCGTCGTCGCCGGGATCGTCGCGTCGTCGGCCATCATCTCGTTCAACCGCTTCATCTCGCAGCGCAACCTGATCACCAACTCGTGGTCGAACGTCGAGACCGAGCTGCGGCGCCGCTACGACCTGATCCCGAACCTCGTGGAGACGGTGGGTGGCTACGCCGCCCACGAGAAGTCGACCCTGACCGAGGTCATCGAGGCGCGTGCCGGCGCCGTCGCGCAAGACGGCGATGCCGCCGAACAGGCGCAGGCCGAGAACATCCTCGTCGAAGGACTCCGACATCTGCTGGCCGTCAGCGAGGCGTATCCCGAGCTCGTCGCCAGCGAACACTTCCTCGTGCTTCAGCGGGAGCTGGTGACCACCGAGGATCGGATCCAGGCGGCCCGCCGCTTGTTCAACGGCAACGTGCGCGACTACAACCGCCGCATCGAAGCGATTCCATCACGCTTCGTCGCCGCGGTCGGCCGGTTCCGGAAGGCCGACTACTTCGAGGTCGAACCTGCGGTCAGGGAGGCCCGTCGGCCCAACTCGACGAGCACCTTCTGA
- a CDS encoding O-antigen ligase family protein, translating to MSAVVTGLGNTDAPRESSEARWYIGAAIVAPMIIVLAPDVLLVTAVIAMVVFRIRRGRVVGQAPKLASDDLMAVGVAFALGGLWSAVAGAGGAEAAVAVLRFSLVPIGFAVVRGSARVDLRPAIWLGAVAGSIAAGTVSLLALFLAEMVRPTSAVNPIHFGEMALLLGFIATVTRGLAVGDERHIARWTLAAVTMSLTAAVLSQSRGGWIAVPAIVVVTLVHHHRSPSPRRMRYLAALLLAIAPMMLIAVNANDHAARRAFDRGVSQTVDYVANHGQTEVTGETSIGARFEMWRSAFAGFRQSPVLGIGWGNMDDRFAEDVAAGVRADRIAEHHHPHNQYLSHLGSGGIVGLVTLLALLAAPGWIFAHALRSRRSDARALGAAGLLVVIGYSLFALTDSVFETASPLVFYVVAVGTIAAQIDRLGSEQTFAYPSGGGMEQSERPVEGPRTHTFG from the coding sequence ATGTCGGCGGTCGTCACAGGGCTCGGAAACACCGATGCGCCCCGGGAAAGCTCGGAGGCTCGTTGGTACATCGGCGCGGCCATCGTCGCGCCGATGATCATCGTCCTCGCGCCCGACGTCCTGCTCGTCACCGCCGTCATCGCCATGGTCGTGTTCCGCATCCGCCGCGGCCGCGTCGTCGGACAGGCCCCCAAGCTGGCCAGCGACGACCTGATGGCGGTGGGTGTCGCCTTCGCGCTCGGCGGTCTCTGGTCGGCCGTGGCGGGCGCTGGCGGCGCCGAGGCCGCGGTGGCCGTACTGCGGTTCAGTCTGGTCCCGATCGGTTTCGCGGTCGTCCGGGGCTCGGCTCGGGTCGATCTGCGCCCGGCCATCTGGCTCGGCGCCGTCGCCGGCTCGATCGCGGCCGGCACGGTGTCGCTGCTCGCCTTGTTCCTGGCCGAGATGGTTCGGCCGACATCGGCCGTGAACCCGATCCACTTCGGTGAGATGGCGCTGCTCCTGGGCTTCATCGCCACGGTGACCCGTGGGCTCGCCGTCGGCGACGAGCGCCACATCGCCCGCTGGACGCTCGCCGCCGTCACGATGTCGTTGACCGCGGCGGTGCTGTCCCAGTCGAGGGGCGGCTGGATCGCGGTGCCCGCGATCGTCGTCGTGACCCTGGTGCACCACCATCGGTCTCCGAGTCCGCGGCGGATGCGGTATCTCGCCGCATTGCTGCTCGCCATCGCTCCGATGATGCTCATCGCGGTCAATGCCAACGATCACGCCGCGAGGCGGGCCTTCGACCGGGGGGTGTCGCAGACCGTCGACTATGTGGCGAACCACGGCCAGACCGAGGTGACCGGTGAGACCTCCATCGGCGCGCGCTTCGAGATGTGGCGCAGCGCCTTCGCAGGGTTCCGGCAGTCGCCGGTGCTCGGCATCGGCTGGGGCAACATGGACGATCGGTTCGCCGAGGACGTGGCCGCCGGCGTACGGGCCGACCGCATCGCCGAACACCATCACCCCCACAATCAGTACCTCTCCCACCTGGGCAGCGGCGGCATCGTGGGTCTGGTGACACTGCTCGCGTTGTTGGCTGCGCCGGGCTGGATCTTCGCGCACGCCCTGCGGAGCCGGCGATCCGATGCGCGTGCCCTCGGCGCCGCGGGGCTCCTCGTGGTCATCGGCTACAGCCTCTTCGCCCTGACCGATTCGGTGTTCGAGACGGCATCGCCGCTGGTGTTCTACGTGGTGGCGGTGGGGACCATCGCGGCCCAGATCGACCGACTTGGAAGCGAACAAACGTTCGCCTACCCTTCCGGTGGTGGGATGGAACAGTCCGAACGTCCCGTGGAAGGACCTCGAACGCACACTTTCGGATAG
- the mca gene encoding mycothiol conjugate amidase Mca, which translates to MDAPLCLLTIHAHPDDEASKGAGTVAKYHAEGVRTVLVCCTGGEEGDILNPAMDLPEVRDNIGEIRRRELDAAAEAIGYSTVHMLGYRDSGMADSESNNHPDCFAMAPLDEAVDRLVAIIRAERPQVIVTYPDDQGAYQHPDHLRVYDITHPGVDRAADPAYRPELGEPWQVAKIYFTSWSRARIQARHDAFLELGLESPYDDRWFERPDRDDQITTKISIEGHTDARREGLLAHATQIDPTSNFWFGLPVEVDRGIYPVDDYQLATGTAAIADGESFETDLFAGLRSEARA; encoded by the coding sequence ATGGATGCTCCGCTCTGCCTCCTCACGATCCACGCTCACCCCGACGACGAAGCATCGAAGGGTGCGGGCACGGTCGCGAAGTACCACGCCGAAGGGGTCCGGACCGTCCTGGTCTGCTGCACCGGTGGGGAGGAAGGCGACATCCTCAACCCGGCCATGGACCTCCCCGAGGTTCGTGACAACATCGGCGAGATCCGGCGCCGCGAGCTCGACGCGGCGGCCGAGGCCATCGGCTACAGCACCGTCCACATGCTCGGCTACCGGGATTCGGGCATGGCCGATTCCGAGTCCAACAATCACCCGGACTGTTTCGCCATGGCACCGCTCGACGAGGCCGTCGATCGCCTCGTGGCCATCATTCGCGCCGAGCGTCCCCAGGTGATCGTCACCTATCCCGATGACCAGGGCGCATACCAGCATCCTGATCACCTCCGCGTCTACGACATCACCCATCCCGGCGTCGATCGGGCTGCCGACCCGGCCTACCGCCCCGAGCTGGGTGAGCCCTGGCAGGTCGCGAAGATCTACTTCACCAGCTGGTCGCGGGCCCGTATCCAGGCTCGCCACGATGCGTTCCTCGAACTGGGCCTGGAATCGCCCTACGACGACAGATGGTTCGAGCGACCCGACCGCGACGACCAGATCACCACCAAGATCTCGATCGAGGGCCACACCGATGCCCGCCGCGAGGGTCTGCTCGCACATGCCACCCAGATCGATCCCACCTCGAACTTCTGGTTCGGGTTGCCCGTCGAGGTCGACCGCGGGATCTATCCCGTCGACGACTACCAGCTCGCCACGGGCACCGCCGCCATCGCCGACGGTGAATCCTTCGAGACCGACCTGTTCGCCGGTCTTCGCTCCGAGGCCAGGGCGTGA
- a CDS encoding error-prone DNA polymerase encodes MGWNSPNVPWKDLERTLSDRPPSGRVRDLWEGDGGDSPAWTRKRSDYEPPPEPARRASRVPYAELHCHSNFSFLDGASHPEELAEEASRLDLKALALTDHNGFYGIVRFAEAARAIGLPTVFGAELTLDRPSIDLSRPGPADPVGEHLLVLARDPEGYAMLGRAISEGQLAGEKGAPRISYERLVELGGVGSERGHDHWLILTGCRKAPVPRALVEAGPAAARRALDRLIADFGRTNVAVELWDHGLPTDSVRNDELAELAVATGLDLVATGNVHHHSVARHRLASAMAAVRARRSLDEINGWLPPAGLHLRSGDEQALRFARYPGVVERAAAIGLDCAFDLSLVAPNLPPYPCPDGLDEMAFLRRLVEEGGTRRYGSRAAEQVHGAWAQLDRELALIDQLGFPGYFLVVWDIVDFCRRSDILCQGRGSAANSAVCFALGITNADAVSLGLLFERFLSPERDGPPDIDIDIESDRREEVIQYVYEKHGRHHTAQVANVITYRAKSAIRDMAKALGHATGQQDAFSKQVDRWRDVKAGAVDPDTSIPSPVLELAAEIEHFPRHLGIHSGGMVMCDRPVIEVCPVEWGAMENRSVLQWDKDDCAAAGLVKFDLLGLGMLSVLHYAIDFIRDTDGVEVDLAALPQEPEVYDMLQKADTIGVFQIESRAQMATLPRLKPRCFYDLVVEVALIRPGPIQGGSVHPYIRRRNGEEPVTYLHPLLENALAKTLGIPLFQEQLMQIAIDVANFTPSEADQLRQAVGSKRSRERMEQLRARFFAGMRANGITDDIGEQIWLKLAAFANYGFPESHSVSFSYLVYASSWIKYHYPAAFCAALLNAQPMGFWSPHTIVGDARRHGVGIRTPDLNASAATATLEVDPSSTGGWAVRVGLDYVRGLGTALAEEIEAGRPYASVEDLRRRVPKLSLPILEALATAGAFGCFGVDRRSALWTAGAMAQTAADRLPGIVTGIDAPTLPGMSPQELSHADLWATGVAPDGHPTRYIRAQLTEIGVVTSAGLVDHPAGERVFVGGVVTHRQRPATAGGTTFLNLEDETGLINVVISQGCWQRYKKTARGAPALLIRGRLEKHEGVINVVADRLEPLPVGAAPSSRDFR; translated from the coding sequence GTGGGATGGAACAGTCCGAACGTCCCGTGGAAGGACCTCGAACGCACACTTTCGGATAGGCCGCCCTCGGGCCGCGTTCGGGATCTGTGGGAGGGCGACGGCGGCGACAGTCCGGCGTGGACGCGCAAGCGCAGCGACTACGAGCCGCCGCCCGAGCCGGCACGACGTGCAAGTCGGGTTCCGTATGCGGAGCTCCACTGCCACTCGAACTTCTCGTTCCTCGATGGCGCGTCCCATCCCGAGGAGCTGGCCGAGGAAGCGTCCCGGCTCGACCTGAAGGCGCTGGCGCTCACCGACCACAACGGCTTCTACGGCATCGTCCGCTTCGCCGAGGCCGCGAGGGCGATCGGCTTGCCGACCGTCTTCGGCGCAGAGTTGACACTCGACCGTCCGTCGATCGACCTTTCGCGGCCCGGCCCGGCCGATCCGGTGGGGGAGCACCTGCTGGTCCTGGCCCGCGATCCAGAGGGCTACGCGATGCTCGGACGGGCGATCAGCGAGGGGCAGCTCGCCGGCGAGAAGGGCGCACCGCGGATCAGCTACGAACGCCTCGTCGAACTCGGCGGGGTCGGCTCGGAACGGGGTCACGACCATTGGTTGATCCTCACCGGTTGTCGCAAGGCACCGGTGCCGCGTGCCCTCGTCGAGGCGGGGCCGGCCGCCGCCCGTCGCGCCCTCGACCGACTGATCGCCGACTTCGGCCGGACCAACGTGGCCGTCGAACTCTGGGACCACGGCCTCCCCACCGATTCGGTGCGCAACGACGAGCTCGCCGAGCTCGCCGTGGCCACTGGCCTCGATCTCGTGGCGACCGGCAACGTGCACCACCACTCGGTCGCCCGTCATCGGCTGGCATCGGCCATGGCCGCGGTACGGGCCCGCCGAAGTCTCGACGAGATCAACGGCTGGCTGCCGCCTGCCGGACTCCACCTCCGTTCCGGTGACGAACAGGCGCTGCGGTTCGCCAGATACCCGGGTGTGGTCGAGCGGGCGGCGGCCATCGGGCTCGACTGTGCCTTCGACCTCTCGCTGGTGGCGCCCAACCTGCCGCCCTACCCCTGTCCCGACGGGCTCGACGAGATGGCGTTCCTGCGCCGACTCGTCGAGGAGGGCGGGACCCGCCGCTACGGCTCACGTGCCGCCGAGCAGGTCCACGGTGCATGGGCTCAGCTCGATCGTGAGCTGGCGCTCATCGATCAGCTCGGGTTCCCGGGCTACTTCCTGGTGGTGTGGGACATCGTCGACTTCTGCCGTCGATCCGACATCCTCTGCCAGGGCCGTGGTTCGGCCGCGAACTCGGCGGTGTGTTTCGCCCTCGGCATCACCAACGCCGACGCCGTGTCGCTCGGCCTGCTCTTCGAACGCTTCCTCTCGCCCGAACGCGACGGCCCGCCCGACATCGACATCGACATCGAGAGCGACCGACGCGAAGAGGTGATCCAGTACGTCTACGAAAAGCACGGCCGCCACCACACCGCCCAGGTCGCCAACGTCATCACCTATCGCGCGAAGTCGGCAATCAGGGACATGGCCAAGGCGCTCGGCCATGCAACCGGCCAGCAGGACGCGTTCTCGAAGCAGGTCGATCGCTGGAGAGACGTGAAGGCGGGAGCCGTCGACCCCGACACCTCGATCCCGTCGCCGGTGCTCGAGCTCGCGGCCGAGATCGAGCACTTCCCCCGTCACCTCGGCATCCACTCCGGCGGCATGGTCATGTGCGACCGGCCGGTGATCGAGGTGTGCCCGGTCGAGTGGGGCGCCATGGAGAACCGCAGCGTCCTGCAATGGGACAAGGACGATTGTGCCGCCGCCGGTCTCGTCAAGTTCGACCTGCTCGGACTCGGCATGCTGTCGGTGCTGCACTACGCCATCGACTTCATCCGCGACACCGATGGCGTCGAGGTCGATCTCGCTGCGCTCCCGCAGGAGCCCGAGGTCTACGACATGCTCCAGAAGGCCGACACCATCGGCGTGTTCCAGATCGAGTCGCGGGCCCAGATGGCGACCCTTCCCCGGCTCAAGCCGCGGTGCTTCTACGACCTCGTGGTCGAGGTCGCACTCATTCGGCCCGGTCCGATCCAGGGCGGATCAGTGCATCCCTACATCCGCCGTCGCAACGGCGAGGAGCCCGTCACCTACCTCCATCCGCTGCTCGAGAACGCCTTGGCCAAGACCCTCGGCATCCCGCTCTTCCAGGAACAACTCATGCAGATCGCGATCGACGTCGCGAACTTCACCCCGTCCGAGGCCGACCAGCTCCGCCAGGCCGTCGGTTCCAAGCGCAGCCGCGAACGCATGGAGCAACTCAGGGCACGGTTCTTCGCCGGCATGCGGGCCAACGGCATCACCGACGACATCGGCGAACAGATCTGGCTCAAGCTCGCCGCCTTCGCCAACTACGGCTTCCCCGAGAGCCACTCGGTGTCGTTCTCGTATCTCGTCTACGCCTCGTCGTGGATCAAGTACCACTATCCGGCCGCGTTCTGCGCTGCGCTCCTCAACGCCCAGCCGATGGGGTTCTGGTCGCCCCACACGATCGTCGGCGACGCCCGTCGTCACGGGGTCGGCATTCGCACCCCGGATCTCAACGCGTCGGCGGCCACGGCCACCCTCGAGGTCGATCCGTCGTCAACCGGCGGGTGGGCGGTGCGGGTCGGGCTCGACTACGTGCGTGGCCTCGGCACCGCACTGGCCGAGGAGATCGAGGCCGGACGGCCCTACGCCTCGGTGGAGGACCTGCGTCGGCGGGTGCCGAAGCTCTCGCTTCCGATCCTCGAGGCGCTGGCCACGGCGGGAGCGTTCGGCTGCTTCGGCGTCGACCGTCGTTCTGCACTGTGGACGGCCGGCGCCATGGCCCAGACCGCCGCCGACCGGTTGCCGGGGATCGTCACCGGCATTGACGCTCCCACGCTTCCGGGCATGTCGCCCCAGGAGCTCTCCCACGCCGATCTCTGGGCCACCGGGGTCGCTCCCGACGGCCACCCCACCCGCTACATCCGGGCACAGCTCACGGAGATCGGCGTGGTCACCTCGGCCGGACTCGTCGACCATCCGGCAGGGGAGCGGGTCTTCGTCGGCGGGGTGGTCACCCATCGGCAGCGGCCGGCGACGGCCGGGGGCACCACCTTCCTCAATCTCGAGGACGAGACCGGTCTGATCAATGTCGTCATCTCGCAGGGTTGCTGGCAGCGCTACAAGAAGACCGCTCGCGGCGCACCGGCACTGTTGATCCGCGGGCGACTCGAAAAGCACGAGGGCGTGATCAATGTGGTGGCGGACCGTCTCGAACCGCTGCCGGTCGGTGCCGCACCATCGTCTCGTGACTTCCGATGA
- a CDS encoding sigma-70 family RNA polymerase sigma factor, giving the protein MANDVPQPLELVVDQSVAAVVVDFRAFFAEHHRPVATALAMTLRDDALAADATAEAMTRAFERWDEVGGYTNPAGWTYRVGLNWALSRRRKLLREVVRADSPDRVAPPAVVEPELDAALAALPIEQRTVVVLRYLLDWSEFQTAEALDIAPGTVKSRLSRALDRLATVLEHPDDA; this is encoded by the coding sequence ATGGCGAACGACGTCCCGCAGCCCCTTGAACTGGTGGTTGACCAGAGCGTTGCCGCGGTCGTCGTGGACTTCCGTGCATTCTTCGCCGAACACCATCGCCCGGTTGCGACGGCGTTGGCGATGACGCTTCGCGACGACGCCCTCGCCGCCGATGCCACTGCCGAGGCGATGACCCGGGCCTTCGAGCGGTGGGACGAGGTGGGCGGCTACACGAACCCGGCCGGTTGGACCTACCGGGTCGGGTTGAACTGGGCGCTCAGCCGCCGTCGCAAGCTGCTGCGCGAGGTCGTTCGAGCCGATTCCCCCGATCGGGTTGCGCCACCGGCCGTCGTCGAGCCGGAGCTCGACGCCGCGCTGGCGGCCCTCCCGATCGAGCAACGGACCGTGGTCGTGCTGCGCTACCTCCTCGACTGGTCCGAATTCCAAACCGCCGAGGCGCTCGACATCGCCCCCGGCACCGTCAAGAGCCGTTTGAGCCGTGCGCTCGACCGGCTCGCAACCGTTCTGGAGCACCCTGATGACGCATGA